The genomic window TTATATATCGATTCGGTATTATAAAAAGTAGTTGGTTAATATTAAAACGAATATTGAAATGCCATCCTTTAAATCCAGGTGGTGAAGATCCAATTCCAACTAAAACTAATAATAATAGAGAATAATAATAATGGATTCGCAACGAAATCTTTTTTTTATCATTTTACTTTTCATGTTATTTATAATTTGGCAAACATGGCAAGCAGATAATATTTCAAAACAAAATGATCAATCTCAATATCAAATTTCAAAAACAAATAATAATATTTCTAATTCTGAATTTATAAATAATAAAAAAAAATTTATAACTATAAATACTGATGTACTTTCATTAACAATTAATACTTATGGTGGTGATATTGAACAAGCTAAATTATTAGTGTATCCAGAAAAATTGGATTCATCACTACCCTTTCAATTATTAGAAACTACTCCATCATTTATTTATCAAGCACAAAGTGGATTAACTGGAAAAGATGGAATAGATAATCCTATAAATGGTAATAGACCAATATTTACAACTACAAAAAATATTTTTTCTTTAAAAGAAGGAGAAAATGAACTATATATACCTTTATTTTTTACTAATAAAGATGGAGTTATTTATACAAAAACTTTTACTTTAAAACGTAATAATTATATTATAAATGTTAATTATCATATAAATAATAAAAGTACTAAACCATTAGAATTAATCTTATTTGGTCAATTAAAACAAACTATCAACTTACCTAAATATCGTGATACTGGAAGCCATAACTTTGCTCTTCATACTTTTCGTGGTGCAGCATACTCTTCTAGTGAAAATAAATATCAAACTTATTCATTTGATAAAAATCAACAATTAAATATTTCTACTACAAATGGTTGGATTGCTATGTTACAACAATATTTTGCTGTAGCTTGGATACCAAACACTGAAGGAAAAAATAATTTTTATACTACTAATCCTATAGATAACATATCTGCTATTGGATTCAAATCAACACCAATATTAATACCACCAGGTATACAAAAAAAATTAAATGCTAATCTTTGGATTGGTCCAGAATTGCAAGATAAAATGTCTAAATTAGCTAAAAATCTTGATTTAACTGTAGATTATGGTTGTCTTTGGTTTATCTCTCAACCATTATTTAAATTATTAAAATTTATTCATAGTTTTATTGGAAACTGGGGTTTTTCTATAATTATTATTACTTTTATTGTTCGAGGAATTATGTATCCATTAACTAAAGCACAATATACCTCAATGGCAAAAATACGTATGTTACAACCAAAAATTCAGGAAATAAAAGAACGTATTAATAATAAACAATTAATGAGTCAAGAAATGATGGCATTATATAAATCAGAAAAAGTTAATCCATTAGGTGGATGCTTACCTTTAATTATTCAAATGCCAATTTTTTTAGCATTATATTATATGTTAATGGGTTCTGTTGAATTACGTCATTCACCATTTTTTATGTGGATACATGATTTATCAGCTCAAGATCCATATTATATTTTACCAATATTAATGGGTATTACAATGTTTTTTATACAAAAAATGTCACCCAATACAATGACTGATCCTCTACAAAAAAAAATTATGATATTAATGCCAATAATTTTCACTATATTTTTTTTATGGTTTCCATCTGGTTTAGTGCTATACTATATTATTAGTAATTTAGTTACTATTATTCAACAACAAATAATTTATAAATGGTTAGAAAAATGTGGTTTACATAACAAAAATTAAAAATATAAAAAAATATTGATATAAATTATTTTAAGCGGTCTAATGACCGCTATTATATAAAAAATAATTTATTTAAATTGTATAATATAAAAAATTTATATAATATTAATATATTATTATAAATCAAATAAATATAATATTCTTAAATTATAAAAAACTTTAAATTTATTTTATATTTTAATTAAAAATTATGATTCAATCATAATTTTTAATTTTTTCATAGCATTCTTTTCAAGTTGACGTACACGTTCAGCAGTAATATGATATTGATTAGCTAATTCTTGTAATGTTGATTTATTTTCATCATCTAACCACCGAGAACGAATAATATGTTTACTACGTATATCTAAACTTTCAATTGCATAAATTAATTTTTCTGCTGCATTATTTATCCAATTATCCTCTTCAATATCTTCAGCAAAATCAGAACTTCTATCTTGTAAATATAAAATAGGTGCTAATGCCTGTCCATCACGATTTTCATTATCTGTAGTTAAATCAAATGTCATATCCTGTGCGGCCATACGAGATTCCATTTCTTGAACATCTTTACTAGTTACCCCTAACTCACGAGCTACTAATGCTACCTCTTCTTTATTAAACCAACCAAATCTTTTTTTTGTTTTACGTAAATTAAAAAATAATTTTCTTTGTGCTTTAGTAGTAGCAACTTTTACAATACGCCAATTTCGTAAAACATATTCATGAATTTCTGCTTTAATCCAATGTACTGCAAAAGATACAAGACGTACACCAACTTCTGGATTAAAACGACGTACAGCTTTCATTAATCCAATATTACCTTCTTGAATTAAATCTGCTTGAGGTAAACCATATCCCGAATAATTACGAGCAATATGAGCTACAAATCGTAAATGTGCTAAAATAAGTTGTTTTGCTGCAACTAAATCACCTTGAAAATGTAATTTTTCAGCTAAATCCCGTTCTTCTTCTACTGTTAACATAGGATATGTATTAGCAATACGAATATAAGATTCTAAGTTACCTTGAGATACTAAAGATAAAACTTTCATTTCTTTAGTCATTTAAAGTCTCTATTATATGATGATTATCATATTAATAATAAAATCAATATATAATTAATTATAATTAATTATATATTTATAAAAATTAATATATTTAATAAATATTTTATATATTGAATATTATATAATAATTTTATTTTTATTAATAAAAATATTTTATATTATATATAATTATATCAATATATATATATATATTATTAAATAATGAAATATTTTACAAAAAATAAATAAAAATATACTCCTAAATTAATATTATTTAATTATTTTATTAAAAAACAAAAAATATAAAATATAAAATCAATTATATATTCTAAAAATATTATAATTATTTATATTATAAATAATTTAATTATTAATTAATATATATATTATATTAATTAACTTAAAATCTTTTTAAAATATGTAAAAAAATTCATAATATTAAATTAAATCATTTTAAAATTATTTCATTTTTTTTATTAATAATAAAAATATTTTTTATAAAAAATTATTATTAAATATAAACTTAATATTAATTTATAAAATATATAATTTTATACTTTTTATGAAAATAATGCTTCAATAAAAATATTAGATTGAAATAATCGTAAATCTTCTATTTGTTCTCCTATACTAATATAACGGATAGGAATACCTAATTGATCAGATATAGCAAAAATTATACCGCCTTTAGCAGTACCATCTAATTTAGTTAATGTTATTCCAGTTAATCCTATAGCTTCATGAAATGTTTTTGCTTGACTAATAGAATTTTGTCCTGTAGTTGCATCAAGTATTAACATAATTTCATGTGGAGCTTGAATATCTATTTTTTTTATAACACGAACAATTTTTTTTAATTCTTCCATTAAATGTATCTTGTTTTGTAATCTACCTGCAGTATCAGCAATTAATATATCAACATTACGTTTTTTAGCAGTTATTATTGCATCGAAAATAACTGATGCTGAATCTGAACCAGTATGCTGTGAAATTACTGAAATTTTATTACGATCTCCCCATATCTGTAGTTGTTCTATTGCTGTTGGACGAAAAGTATCACCTGCTGCTAATATTACTGATTTACCTTCTTTTTGAAAATAATGCGCCATTTTACCAATCGTAGTAGTTTTTCCAACACCATTAACACCAACTATTAAAATAATATATGGATTTTTATTACTAATACATAATGGTTTACTAGAAACATTTAAAATGTTAGCCATTTCTATTTTTAATTTATCATATAATAATTCAGCATTTTTTAATTGTTTTTTAGTAGCATACTTAACTAAAGTGGTTATAATTTTATGTGTAGTTTCTATTCCAATATCAGAAATAAGAAGTTTTTCTTCTAATTTTTGAAATAAATCAGTATCAATATTTTTACCTCGAAAAAAATACCAAAAACTAAATCCAATATTTTTTTTAGTTTTTATAAGACTGTTTTTTAATCTAGTTAATAAACTATCTTTTTTAATATTTTTTGGATTCAAAATAGAAGTAAATGTAGATAATTTTAAAGATTTTTTGATTGAAGAAAAAAATATTTTTTTTGAATCAAAATTAACTATTTTTTTTGATGTCATTTTACCAATATCATTTTTATATTTAGAAGCATCATTTAATTTTTCTATAGATTTATTTATATTTTTAATATTTAATGTATTTTTTTTATTAAATAAATTATTATTTTTTTTATTATTTTCATCTATAGATAAAATAGAATTAGAAATTTTATTAGTAACTAAATTCACTGATTTATTAATAACTTTATTTTCTATATTTTTTTCTTTTTTATTTTTTTTTTCTAAATTAAACCAAGAAAAAAAATTATGTTGTTTATTTTTTTCCATATTGTAATATAACTCTATAATGAATAATTATTAAATATTTATTTTATAAAATTTAATGATATTTAATAATACATTAAAAATTAAATACTAATTTTATAAAATATTATAAAATATTTTATAAATTATTTAATTAATAAAAATAATAAATAATTTTTTAACAAAATTAAAACTATAATTAATTATATATAATTATAATATATATTATTAATTTATTTAATTAAATTTTACTTTTATCCAAAGTTTTAAATGTACTTTATTACAAAATATTTTTTCCATATCTTGACGTGCTGTTACTCCAATAATTTTTAATTTATTTCCATTATTACCAATAATAATTTTTTTTTGACTTTTACGTTTTACTAAAATAATAGCGTCTATTTTATATTCATTAAATTTATTTAACATAAATTTTTCAATATTTACTTGAATATGATATGGTATTTCTCCTCCTACAAAACGTAAAAATTTTTCACGTATAATCTCCGATGCTATAAAAATATGAGATTGATCTGTAATAAAATTATTTGAAAAATAATGTTTTGATTGAGGTAAACATTTTTTTACAATATTAATAATAATGTTTATTCCTTCTTCTTTTTTAGCAGAAATTGGAATAATATTTAAAAAATTCATTTTTTTACTTAAAAAAGAAATATGCGGTAATAATTGAGATTTATTATTAATATGATCAATTTTATTAATTACTAATAATACTGGACATGTTATATTATTTAATTTTTGAAGTAATATTTTATCATCAAACATCCAATAAGTACCTTCTACTACAAAAATTATTAAATTTACATATTTAATTAAATTATTAATTATATTATTTATTATATTACTATTAACATACTTATTTTTAATTATAAAACCAGGAGTATCAATATAAATAGCTTGATAAAAATTTTCAGTATTTATACCTATAATATTATAATTAGTAGTTTGTTTTTTATGTGAAGTAATAGAAATTTTATGACCAATTAATTTATTTAATAATGTAGATTTACCTACGTTAGAACGACCAATTATTGCAATAAAACCACAATATTTTTTAACTTCATTCATTCAATTTCCAATTTTTTTAATGTTTGTTCTGCTGCTGCTTGTTCAGCTTTACGACGATTTGATCCAATACCTATCACAGGTTCATTTAAACTACTTACTTGACAATGTATAGTGAATTCTTGATCATGCGCTTCACCACAAACTTGCACTACTAAATAAGATGGTAAGGGTAAATGACGACCTTGTAAAAATTCTTGTAAACGAGTTTTAGGATCTTTTTGTTTTTCACCTGGAGAAATTTCATTTAATCTGTTATAATACCAATTTAAAATTAAATGTTCAACACATTGAATATTACTATCTAAAAATATACTTCCAATTAATGCCTCTACTGTATCTGCTAAAATTGAATCACGACGAAAACCACCACTTTTTAATTCACCTGGTCCAAGTCGTAAACTAGTACCTAAATCAAATTCTCTAGCTATTTCAGCAAGAGTATATCCACGTACAAGAGTAGCACGCATACGACTCATATCACCTTCATCTATTCGAGGAAATCGATAATATAACGCATTAGCAATAACAAAACTAAGAATTGAATCACCAAGAAATTCAAGACGTTCATTATGTTTATTACTAGCACTACGATGAGTTAAAGCAAGTAATAATAATTCTTGCTGTTGAAATGTATAACCTAACTTTCGTTGTAATCTATTTATTACTATAGAATTCATTCGTTACCAATAGATCCGGAATACGTTAAAAATTTATAAAATAAAAAATATTTATTTCATAAAAAATAATTTCTATATTTATATATAATTAAAAACTTTAAAAAATTCATTAATAAGATATACTAGAATATATAAAAAATAATAATATATAAAATTTAATAAATAAAACCTATTCGATTTAATCTTAATCCAGTAGGCCATTTATTTTCTTGTTTTTCAAAGCTCATCCAAATAGCTATAGCTTTACCTACTAAATTTTTTTCTGGTACAAAACCCCAATATCGACTATCAGAACTATTATCACGATTATCACCCATCATAAAATAATAACCTTCTGGAACTACCCATTCTGCTAAAGATTTTCCAGTTTGTTTATAATAAGCTAATATTTGATCTTGTGTACCTGGTATAATTAAAGTAGAATATTTTATATTTTCATTTTTTTCTTTAGATTCATATAAACGAATACTATTTTTTGGTATATGATTATTTAATGGAATTTTATAAAAATAATTACTAATTTCATCAACATTATTATGTACAAATGCTTGTACAAAATTACTTGGATGTATTTTATCATATATTATTATTGATTTTTTATTACACAAAGAATTATTCTTACAAATAGGTTTTACTATAACTTGTTTATTAACAAAATTATAAATAATATGATCACCTGGTAAACCAATAATACGTTTTATATAATTTAATTCTGGATTTAATGGATATTTAAATACTGCAATATCACCATGATTTGGATGACCAGTATTAATTAAAGTAGTTTGAGTAAGAGGATTTTTTATTCCATAAGTATATTTCTCTACTAAAATAAAATCACCAATTAATAATGTTGGCATCATTGAACTAGATGGAATTTGAAAAGGTTCATAAATAAATGATCGTACTATAAATACAAATAATAATACAGGAAAAATAGATGAACTAGTTTCCAACCAATTAAACTTACTTTTTACTATATTAATATTTTTTTTATTACATAAAATCTTATCATTTTTTGTATCTAATTTAGAATTTTTTTTTCGATAAGACATTATTAATTTTAATTTATCAAAACACCAAATAATTCCAGTAACTAATGTCATTGATGCTAAGATAAGAATAAATATATTAGCCATTTAGCTACCTCATAACAATAATTTATTATTATTTATTACTATTTTTATTAATATTAAAAATAGATAAAAAAATTTCTGATGGTAATTTTATATTTCCAAGTTGTTTCATACGTTTTTTTCCATCTTTTTGTTTTTGTAATAATTTTTTCTTTCGACTTATATCACCTCCATAACATTTCGAAATAACATTTTTACGTACTTGTTTTATCGTAGCACGTGCAATAACATTAGTACCTATAGCTGCTTGAATAATAATATCAAATTGTTGACGTGGAATTAATTTTTTTATTTTTTCTACTATTTTAAATCCAAAATTTTGAGAATTTTTACGATGCATAATAATTCCTAATGCATCTACATAATTATGATTAATTAAAATATCAACACGTACTATATCAGAAACTTGAAAATATTTAAATTGATAATCTAATGATGCATAACCATGTGAAGTTGACTTTAAATAATCAAAAAAATTAAAAATTATTTCTATCATAGGAATATTACAAATAAGAATTACTTGTAAATTATGATAAATTATATCTACTAATATCCCACGCTTTTCAATACATAATGTAATAATTTTACCTAAAAATTTTTTTGGCATAATTATTTTACATCTAGCTATTGGTTCAGATATTTCATAAATATTTTTTAATATTGGAAACTTAGATAAACTACTAATATAAATTACTTTTTTATCTATAGTTTTAATTTGATATAATACTGTTGGTATCGTAGTGATTAATTCTAAATTATATTCACGTTTTAAACGTTCTTTAACTATTTCCATATGTAGTAAACCTAAAAAACCACAACGAAATCCATGACCTAAAGAATTTGAACTCTCTGATTCATAAAATAAAGAAGTATCATTAAGACTTAATTTACCTAATGCATCACAAAATAATATATAATCATTAGAATTAATAGGAAACAAACTAGCATATACTTGAGGTTTTATTTTTTTAAAACCAGGCAAAATATTATTTGCAGGTTTATTTGATAAAGTTAAAGTATCACCTACTGGGGCTCCAAATATATCTTTAATACCACAAATCAACCAACCTACTTGTCCACAATTTAATCTATTACAATTTATACGTTTTGGAGTAAACAAACCTAAATAATCAACATTATAAATTTGATTAGTACTCATTACTTTTACTTTATCACCTTTACATAAAGTACCATTTTTTATGCAAACTAACGAAACTACACCTAAATATTTATCAAACCAAGAATCAATAATTAATGCTTGTAATGATGCTTTAGGGTCACCTGTAGGTGGTAAAATATTACATATTAAACATTCTAATACTTCAGATACACCAACACCAGTTTTAGCTGAACAACGTATAATATGATTATTTTCTATATTCATAACATTTTTAATTTCTTTTGAAACACGATCAGGATCAGCAGTAGATAAATCTATTTTATTTAATATTGGTATTATTCTTAAATTCATATCTAATGCAAGATAATAATTTGATAATGTTTGAGCTTCTATACCCTGTGTTGCATCTATTAATAATAATACACCTTCACAAGCAGCAAGTGAACGAGAAACTTCATATGAAAAATCAACATGACCTGGAGTATCAATAAAATTTAATTGATAAATATGACCATTTAATGCTTGATAATTTAATGTTACACTTTGTGCTTTAATAGTAATTCCACGTTCGCGTTCTAATTCCATTGAATCTAATACTTGTGTAGACATCTCACGCTCAGTTAATCCTCCACAAATTTGAATAATACGATCTGACAATGTAGATTTACCATGATCAACATGAGCAATAATAGAGAAATTTCTGATATATTTCATTTTATATTATTTTCTATTTTAATATTTTTAATTATTAATTAATTATAATTAACAGTAATGGAAACAATGATTATTTATATTTTAAAATATTATAATATCTTATTAATAATTATTTTAATAAATTTTTATAATATATATTATCTATAAAATTTTA from Serratia symbiotica includes these protein-coding regions:
- the rpoH gene encoding RNA polymerase sigma factor RpoH, whose product is MTKEMKVLSLVSQGNLESYIRIANTYPMLTVEEERDLAEKLHFQGDLVAAKQLILAHLRFVAHIARNYSGYGLPQADLIQEGNIGLMKAVRRFNPEVGVRLVSFAVHWIKAEIHEYVLRNWRIVKVATTKAQRKLFFNLRKTKKRFGWFNKEEVALVARELGVTSKDVQEMESRMAAQDMTFDLTTDNENRDGQALAPILYLQDRSSDFAEDIEEDNWINNAAEKLIYAIESLDIRSKHIIRSRWLDDENKSTLQELANQYHITAERVRQLEKNAMKKLKIMIES
- the era gene encoding GTPase Era, with translation MNEVKKYCGFIAIIGRSNVGKSTLLNKLIGHKISITSHKKQTTNYNIIGINTENFYQAIYIDTPGFIIKNKYVNSNIINNIINNLIKYVNLIIFVVEGTYWMFDDKILLQKLNNITCPVLLVINKIDHINNKSQLLPHISFLSKKMNFLNIIPISAKKEEGINIIINIVKKCLPQSKHYFSNNFITDQSHIFIASEIIREKFLRFVGGEIPYHIQVNIEKFMLNKFNEYKIDAIILVKRKSQKKIIIGNNGNKLKIIGVTARQDMEKIFCNKVHLKLWIKVKFN
- the yidC gene encoding Membrane protein insertase YidC, translated to MDSQRNLFFIILLFMLFIIWQTWQADNISKQNDQSQYQISKTNNNISNSEFINNKKKFITINTDVLSLTINTYGGDIEQAKLLVYPEKLDSSLPFQLLETTPSFIYQAQSGLTGKDGIDNPINGNRPIFTTTKNIFSLKEGENELYIPLFFTNKDGVIYTKTFTLKRNNYIINVNYHINNKSTKPLELILFGQLKQTINLPKYRDTGSHNFALHTFRGAAYSSSENKYQTYSFDKNQQLNISTTNGWIAMLQQYFAVAWIPNTEGKNNFYTTNPIDNISAIGFKSTPILIPPGIQKKLNANLWIGPELQDKMSKLAKNLDLTVDYGCLWFISQPLFKLLKFIHSFIGNWGFSIIIITFIVRGIMYPLTKAQYTSMAKIRMLQPKIQEIKERINNKQLMSQEMMALYKSEKVNPLGGCLPLIIQMPIFLALYYMLMGSVELRHSPFFMWIHDLSAQDPYYILPILMGITMFFIQKMSPNTMTDPLQKKIMILMPIIFTIFFLWFPSGLVLYYIISNLVTIIQQQIIYKWLEKCGLHNKN
- the ftsY gene encoding Signal recognition particle receptor FtsY, translated to MEKNKQHNFFSWFNLEKKNKKEKNIENKVINKSVNLVTNKISNSILSIDENNKKNNNLFNKKNTLNIKNINKSIEKLNDASKYKNDIGKMTSKKIVNFDSKKIFFSSIKKSLKLSTFTSILNPKNIKKDSLLTRLKNSLIKTKKNIGFSFWYFFRGKNIDTDLFQKLEEKLLISDIGIETTHKIITTLVKYATKKQLKNAELLYDKLKIEMANILNVSSKPLCISNKNPYIILIVGVNGVGKTTTIGKMAHYFQKEGKSVILAAGDTFRPTAIEQLQIWGDRNKISVISQHTGSDSASVIFDAIITAKKRNVDILIADTAGRLQNKIHLMEELKKIVRVIKKIDIQAPHEIMLILDATTGQNSISQAKTFHEAIGLTGITLTKLDGTAKGGIIFAISDQLGIPIRYISIGEQIEDLRLFQSNIFIEALFS
- the lepA gene encoding Elongation factor 4, whose translation is MKYIRNFSIIAHVDHGKSTLSDRIIQICGGLTEREMSTQVLDSMELERERGITIKAQSVTLNYQALNGHIYQLNFIDTPGHVDFSYEVSRSLAACEGVLLLIDATQGIEAQTLSNYYLALDMNLRIIPILNKIDLSTADPDRVSKEIKNVMNIENNHIIRCSAKTGVGVSEVLECLICNILPPTGDPKASLQALIIDSWFDKYLGVVSLVCIKNGTLCKGDKVKVMSTNQIYNVDYLGLFTPKRINCNRLNCGQVGWLICGIKDIFGAPVGDTLTLSNKPANNILPGFKKIKPQVYASLFPINSNDYILFCDALGKLSLNDTSLFYESESSNSLGHGFRCGFLGLLHMEIVKERLKREYNLELITTIPTVLYQIKTIDKKVIYISSLSKFPILKNIYEISEPIARCKIIMPKKFLGKIITLCIEKRGILVDIIYHNLQVILICNIPMIEIIFNFFDYLKSTSHGYASLDYQFKYFQVSDIVRVDILINHNYVDALGIIMHRKNSQNFGFKIVEKIKKLIPRQQFDIIIQAAIGTNVIARATIKQVRKNVISKCYGGDISRKKKLLQKQKDGKKRMKQLGNIKLPSEIFLSIFNINKNSNK
- the lepB gene encoding Signal peptidase I — its product is MANIFILILASMTLVTGIIWCFDKLKLIMSYRKKNSKLDTKNDKILCNKKNINIVKSKFNWLETSSSIFPVLLFVFIVRSFIYEPFQIPSSSMMPTLLIGDFILVEKYTYGIKNPLTQTTLINTGHPNHGDIAVFKYPLNPELNYIKRIIGLPGDHIIYNFVNKQVIVKPICKNNSLCNKKSIIIYDKIHPSNFVQAFVHNNVDEISNYFYKIPLNNHIPKNSIRLYESKEKNENIKYSTLIIPGTQDQILAYYKQTGKSLAEWVVPEGYYFMMGDNRDNSSDSRYWGFVPEKNLVGKAIAIWMSFEKQENKWPTGLRLNRIGFIY
- the rnc gene encoding Ribonuclease 3, translating into MNSIVINRLQRKLGYTFQQQELLLLALTHRSASNKHNERLEFLGDSILSFVIANALYYRFPRIDEGDMSRMRATLVRGYTLAEIAREFDLGTSLRLGPGELKSGGFRRDSILADTVEALIGSIFLDSNIQCVEHLILNWYYNRLNEISPGEKQKDPKTRLQEFLQGRHLPLPSYLVVQVCGEAHDQEFTIHCQVSSLNEPVIGIGSNRRKAEQAAAEQTLKKLEIE